The proteins below are encoded in one region of Huiozyma naganishii CBS 8797 chromosome 7, complete genome:
- the HYP2 gene encoding translation elongation factor eIF-5A (similar to Saccharomyces cerevisiae HYP2 (YEL034W) and ANB1 (YJR047C); ancestral locus Anc_1.478) — MAEEEHNFEVADAGSSATYPMQCSALRKNGFVVIKGRPCKIVDMSTSKTGKHGHAKVHMVAIDIFTGKKLEDLSPSTHNMEVPVVKRIEYQLLDIDDGFLSLMTMDGETKDDVRHPEGELGDSMQSQFDEGKDLNVTVISAMGEEAAISFKEAPKSD, encoded by the coding sequence ATggctgaagaagaacacaATTTCGAAGTTGCCGACGCCGGCTCCTCCGCCACCTACCCAATGCAATGTTCCGCCCTTAGAAAGAACGGGTTCGTCGTCATCAAGGGCAGACCTTGTAAGATCGTCGACATGTCCACCTCCAAGACCGGGAAGCACGGCCACGCCAAGGTCCACATGGTCGCCATCGACATCTTCACCGGCAAGAAGCTCGAGGACCTGTCCCCTTCCACCCACAACATGGAGGTCCCAGTCGTCAAGAGAATCGAGTACCAGCTGCTAGACATCGACGACGGGTTCCTGTCCCTGATGACCATGGACGGTGAGACCAAGGACGACGTCAGACACCCAGAGGGCGAGTTGGGCGACTCCATGCAGTCCCAGTTCGACGAGGGCAAGGACCTCAACGTCACCGTCATCTCCGCCATGGGCGAAGAGGCTGcgatctccttcaaagaggcACCAAAGTCTGATTAA
- the RAD23 gene encoding Rad23p (similar to Saccharomyces cerevisiae RAD23 (YEL037C); ancestral locus Anc_1.480), protein MVQVVFKDFKKNKETLDVDLEHESVKDVKEKLAAARDCDAEQIKLIFSGKVLQDAKPFAETGLKENDHVIMMVSKKKSVPAKEPVKEPETEPVATTETPAATTTEPAPAGAGSVVADNSTPDFVTGQQRNETVERIMEMGYERAQVERALRAAFNNPDRAVEYLITGIPAAQPAEQPAEQTPEQAQSSASPEHSEPPEQPHEDDLFAQALGNNGQSAGAEGTPGTPGTASAAPPGSIGLTVEDLMALREVVSGNPEALAPLLENLSNRYPQLREQIMANPEVFVSMLLEVVGENLTHMDEFTAESEAAQSGEAPGAGGPSSESAQIVQLSEHDEQAVERLCELGFERTLVIQVYFACEKNEEITANMLFSEYADN, encoded by the coding sequence ATGGTGCAGGTGGTGTTCAAggacttcaagaagaacaaggaGACGCTAGACGTCGATCTGGAACACGAATCGGTCAAAGACGTCAAGGAGAAACTTGCAGCGGCAAGAGACTGCGATGCAGAACAGATTAAACTGATCTTTTCGGGGAAAGTGCTCCAGGACGCTAAACCGTTTGCTGAGACGGGGCTCAAGGAGAACGATCACGTTATTATGATggtttcaaagaagaaatcggTGCCGGCAAAGGAACCGGTAAAGGAGCCCGAAACGGAACCCGTTGCAACAACTGAAACTCCCGCCGCCACTACAACTGAACCTGCACCCGCGGGTGCCGGCTCCGTTGTTGCTGATAACTCGACACCAGATTTCGTCACAGGCCAACAACGTAACGAAACGGTCGAAAGAATAATGGAGATGGGTTACGAAAGAGCTCAAGTCGAGAGAGCGCTCAGAGCAGCGTTCAATAACCCAGATAGAGCAGTCGAGTACCTGATAACGGGCATCCCAGCAGCACAGCCCGCTGAACAACCCGCTGAACAAACCCCAGAACAGGCACAATCCTCAGCGTCACCTGAACACAGCGAACCCCCAGAACAACCGCACGAGGATGACTTGTTCGCACAAGCACTGGGGAATAACGGTCAATCCGCCGGTGCAGAGGGGACACCAGGTACCCCAGGCACCGCCTCGGCAGCCCCACCTGGATCCATTGGTCTCACTGTAGAGGATCTCATGGCGCTCAGAGAGGTCGTTTCGGGGAACCCAGAGGCCCTTGCGCCACTCTTGGAGAACTTATCCAACAGGTACCCTCAATTGAGAGAACAGATCATGGCCAACCCGGAAGTGTTTGTGTCGATGCTCCTTGAGGTCGTTGGTGAAAACCTTACACACATGGACGAGTTCACCGCCGAGTCTGAGGCAGCTCAAAGTGGTGAGGCCCCAGGTGCAGGTGGGCCCTCGTCAGAGTCCGCACAGATAGTACAACTCTCGGAACACGACGAACAAGCAGTGGAGAGACTCTGCGAACTAGGGTTCGAAAGAACGCTCGTCATCCAAGTTTATTTCGCCTGcgagaagaacgaggaaATCACGGCAAACATGCTATTCTCAGAGTACGCGGACAACTAG